A region from the Vicia villosa cultivar HV-30 ecotype Madison, WI linkage group LG3, Vvil1.0, whole genome shotgun sequence genome encodes:
- the LOC131659086 gene encoding cysteine proteinase inhibitor-like → MDVNKKEEEKVEEEYEDSDDDMCVGQIEECEDIPKLNSLAGFGVDQHNKKENANLKFVEAINGTGQWIGAGMSYHITFKAKDEEKGNMYETEVWEQPWSNYMELCEFKLVGDASSVGC, encoded by the exons ATGGATGTGAACaagaaagaggaagaaaaagTGGAAGAGGAATACGAAGACAGTGACGACGACATGTGCGTAGGACAAATTGAGGAATGTGAAGACATCCCTAAACTTAATAGCTTGGCTGGTTTTGGTGTTGATCAACACAATAAGAAAGAG AATGCAAATCTGAAGTTTGTGGAAGCAATAAATGGAACAGGGCAGTGGATTGGCGCAGGAATGTCATATCACATTACATTTAAGGCTAAGGATGAAGAGAAGGGGAATATGTATGAAACAGAGGTTTGGGAGCAACCATGGTCGAACTACATGGAACTATGTGAGTTCAAGCTCGTGGGTGATGCTTCTTCTGTTGGTTGCTAG